A window of the Pseudoliparis swirei isolate HS2019 ecotype Mariana Trench chromosome 13, NWPU_hadal_v1, whole genome shotgun sequence genome harbors these coding sequences:
- the dcakd gene encoding dephospho-CoA kinase domain-containing protein: MFLVGLTGGIASGKSAVSSMLRELGCPIIDADVVARRVVEPHTPAYSRIVNHFGPEILLENGEIDRQKLGELIFASEEKRKLLNSITHPEIHKAMLKEILLYFLRGYRYVVLDVPLLFEARRLTQFLNHTVVVYCDPATQLSRLMQRDGLTQEQAEQRVAAQMPLNEKRGMANHVIENSGGREDAHRQVLKLHTKLEDSMDFLAVRLIAIAATTGLGGILLYAAMMLLS; encoded by the exons ATGTTCCTGGTGGGGCTGACTGGAGGCATCGCCTCAGGGAAAAGCGCAGTCTCTTCAATGCTGCGGGAGCTTGGGTGCCCCATTATCGATGCAGACGTCGTGGCCAGGAGAG TTGTGGAGCCGCACACTCCTGCCTATTCTCGCATCGTCAACCACTTTGGACCGGAGATCCTTCTGGAGAACGGAGAGATCGACAGGCAGAAGCTGGGTGAACTCATCTTCGCCAGCGAGGAAAAGAGGAAGCTGCTGAACTCCATCACCCACCCAGAGATCCACAAAGCAATGCTCAAAGAGATCCTGCTCTACTTTCTCAGAG GGTACCGCTACGTGGTGCTGGACGTGCCCCTTCTCTTTGAAGCCAGACGTCTCACTCAGTTTCTCAACCACACCGTCGTAGTTTACTg TGACCCCGCCACTCAGCTCTCGCGCCTGATGCAGAGGGACGGCCTGACCCAGGAGCAGGCCGAGCAGCGCGTGGCCGCGCAGATGCCGCTGAACGAAAAGCGCGGCATGGCCAATCACGTCATCGAGAACTCCGGCGGCCGAGAGGACGCCCACCGGCAGGTCCTGAAACTGCACACGAAGCTGGAGGACTCCATGGACTTCCTCGCGGTGAGGCTCATCGCTATCGCCGCCACGACCGGCCTGGGCGGGATCCTGCTGTACGCAGCCATGATGCTTTTGTCCTAA
- the pus3 gene encoding tRNA pseudouridine(38/39) synthase: MSEALIGRIKELEADLETLKSQLKERSEAGDDVKLSSTPPRENTDCKSDPRTSKKGKRAFKERPFDFHGSPRRHAALRLAYLGWSYQGFAVQENTDNTVEARLFEALLKTRLIPDRRSSNYHRCGRTDKGVSAFSQVITIDLRSTQFCGGLGVTVPEHVVGGATDKVTAELPYVKMLNRVLPQDIRILDWSPVAEGFSARFDCQSRTYRYYFPRGSLDVALMTDAAKRYEGTYDFRNLCKMDVGNGVLQFERTVLSASVKPARPQLVSSGDRYDLFIFEIKGPGFLYHQVRCMMALLLLIGQKLEAPEIINQLLDVQSNPRKPQYSMAVDYPLVLYDCHFEGLSWTQETEEGTHILSALQQHWTQSTVRTHVIHGMIQGLEARGGLSSNHCLLVEGSRQRNYRPLLERPCCESLESRINHFVKRGRLEREEGENGGGTLHRGKRSKHSHNPPGLPGLSEMPSSKQSTDQQAEDVLTE; the protein is encoded by the exons ATGTCAGAGGCTTTAATCGGGCGAATAAAGGAGCTGGAGGCAGACCTGGAGACGCTCAAGTcccagctgaaggagaggagtgAAGCCGGAGATGACGTGAAGCTGTCCTCCACACCCCCTCGTGAAAACACAGACTGTAAATCCGATCCTCGCACCAGTAAAAAGGGGAAGAGAGCGTTTAAAGAGCGTCCTTTTGACTTCCATGGCAGCCCTCGGCGCCATGCGGCTCTGCGGCTGGCTTACCTGGGATGGTCCTACCAGGGGTTTGCGGTCCAGGAGAACACGGACAACACCGTGGAGGCCAGGCTCTTCGAAGCTTTGCTAAAGACCCGCTTGATTCCGGACCGACGGAGCTCCAACTACCACCGGTGTGGTCGCACCgataaaggagtcagtgcctttTCCCAA GTCATAACCATTGATTTGCGCTCCACGCAGTTTTGTGGCGGTCTGGGCGTCACGGTCCCTGAACACGTCGTCGGTGGTGCCACGGATAAAGTTACCGCCGAGCTTCCGTATGTAAAGATGCTGAACAGAGTTCTGCCCCAGGACATTAGGATCTTGGACTGGTCACCGGTAGCAGAGGGCTTCAGCGCACGCTTCGACTGTCAGTCACGCACCTACCGGTACTATTTCCCCCGCGGATCGTTGGATGTGGCGTTGATGACGGACGCTGCGAAAAG ATACGAGGGCACTTATGACTTTCGCAACCTGTGCAAAATGGACGTGGGCAACGGAGTCCTGCAGTTTGAGAGGACCGTCTTGTCGGCTTCGGTGAAGCCCGCACGGCCGCAGCTCGTCTCCAGCGGCGACCGGTATGACCTCTTCATATTTGAGATCAAAGGACCGGGCTTCCTTTACCACCAG GTGCGATGCATGATGGCACTGCTTCTCCTGATAGGGCAGAAATTGGAAGCCCCGGAGATAATTAATCAGCTTCTGGATGTCCAGAGCAACCCCAGGAAGCCCCAATACAG CATGGCAGTCGACTACCCGCTGGTGCTGTACGACTGCCACTTTGAAGGTTTGAGCTGGACACAGGAGACTGAAGAGGGGACCCACATCCTGTCTGCGCTACAGCAACACTGGACCCAGAGCACAGTCAGGACCCACGTCATCCACGGGATGATCCAGGGGTTGGAGGCCAGAG GTGGACTGTCCTCTAATCACTGCTTGCTCGTAGAAGGCAGCAGGCAGAGAAACTACCGGCCGCTTCTGGAGCGTCCGTGCTGCGAGAGCCTGGAGTCCAGAATAAACCATTTTGTCAAAAGAGGCAGGCTGGAGCGGGAGGAAGGGGAGAACGGAGGCGGAACGCTGCACAGAGGAAAAAGGTCCAAACATTCCCACAATCCCCCCGGTCTGCCTGGACTGTCAGAGATGCCATCTTCAAAACAAAGTACAGATCAACAAGCTGAAGATGTTCTCACAGAATGA